The DNA sequence TGCTCTGGTTGCTGCCGGCGCTGCGGATGGTGTTGCCGCCGCTGCCCGCGGGCATGCTGCCGGGGCTGTCGGCCGCCGATGCCGCTCCGATGGCGGTGCTGTTCACCGGGCCACGCAATGGCGGCAGCGGCGGCGCCGACACAGGCATGCCGATGGCGGTCGAGGCCGTGCTGCTGGTCTGGCTTGCCGGCGCCATCGCGCTGTTCGCCATCCATGCCGTGCGGCATGCCCGCTACTGCCGCCGCTTGCAGGCCAGCGCCACCATCTACGGCCGGTCGGGCGGCATCCGCATTCTCGCCGCCGCTGTCGAAGGCCCGCTGGCGTTCGGTGTCGTGCGACGCTTCATCGCCGTGCCCCGACGCTTTGCCGAAGCCTTCACGCCTGGCGAGCGCGACCTCGCGATTGCCCATGAAGCCGCGCACCATGCGCGCGGAGACCTTCTGGCCAATTGGCTGTCGCTCATCGTGCTGGCAGCGCATTGGTGGAACCCCGTCGCCTGGGTGGCGATCCGCGCCTTTCGCGACGACCAGGAGTTCGCCACCGACGCGATGGTGCTGGCGCAAAGCACGCCCGAGGGCCGGCGGCGCGACGCCCGTGCCTATGCCCATGTCCTTGCCAAGGCCGCGGGGATCGGCGCCCTCCCCGCGTGCAACCTCAACCCGCGCTCCAACCTGAAAGGTCGACTGATGATGCTTGCCATGATCCCGCCTTCGAACCGCCGGCTCGCCTTCGGCAGTGCGGCCCTCGTGCTCGCCGGCGGCGCGGCGCTCGCCGCCACCGCTGCAACGCCTGCGTCGACCAAGGCCGGCGGCGGCCAGGCGGTGACGCTCGGGGTCAAGCCCGATGGCGCCGGCCGCTATAGCCTGATCGTCGGCGGCAGCGCCGTCGCACCCGGTGCGCCCTCGCCCGGCGGATTGACCCTGCCGGCCGATTTCACGGCGCCGGCCGGGTGTGACCTGACGCCGGCCGCCAAGCCCTTTGCCATGGTCATCAAGGGCAGCGAGAACGGCAGCGGAAACGCCAGCGGCGGCACTCGCACCTATACGGTGATGTGCGGCAGCGCCGCGCCGGCACCGATCGACGCGACGCTTGCCGAAGGCCTGGCCAGCCTCTCCACGATGCGCGCCTCGGTCGCCAGCCAGCCGGCGACCCCTGTCTTTCCGGAATCGGAACGCAGCCACGCGCTGGGCGCCATCGACCGCTCGATCCGCGACGTGAAAGCGACGCTGGCAACGATCCGTTCCGGCGCCTGACGCAGGCCGGTCCCGGGCAGGCTTTTGCTTGCACGCCGCCTTCCCCGGGTTACTATCGGCGGTGACGGGGGGTCATGCAAAAGGAGGCCCCCCGTGCGCCAACATCATCTCGTCGCCGCCGCATTGGCACTTGCCGGCATCCCCGCGGCAACCTTTGCCCATCATGGCTGGAGTTCGTACAACGCCAAGGCGCCGATCAAGGTGACCGCGCCCGTCAGCGCCGTGACCTGGGGCAACCCGCATGGCACGGCGCAGGTCACCTATCAGGGCAAGCCATGGGCCGTGGTGCTGGCCCCGACGGCGCGGATGGAAGCGCGCGGCCTGACCGAGGCGATGCTCAAGGATGCCAAGGCGGTGACGCTTGAAGGCTTTCCGCGCAGCGACGGCACCGCGGAAATGCGCATCGAGCGGGTCACGATCGGCACCAAGTCGGTCGAATTGCGCTAGGTGATCGCATCGCTTGTCGAATGGCTCCAGGCAAGCGGTCTCAGCGCCTGGGCCAGCGGCGGCGCGGTCTATCCTGTCGCCAATATCGTCCATCTGCTCGGGCTGGTGCTGCTCGTCGGCAGTATCGGCATCCTCGACCTGCGGCTGCTCGGTGCCTGGCCGGCGCTGCCCCGCGACGCCCTGCAGCGTGCCCTGACGCCGCTGGGGGTCGCCGGGCTGCTGCTGCTGGCAGTCAGCGGCAGTGTGTTGTTCGCCGCCGACGCCGAATCGGTCGCGGGCTCGACGGTATTTCGCTGGAAGCTGGCGGTGATCGGCCTGGCACTCGCCAATGCCGCCTTGTTTCGACGGGTCGGCGGCCGGGTGCTGGCGGCCATATCGCTGGCGGCCTGGCTGGTCGCCGCCGGGCTCGGGCGAATGATCGCCTATAGCTGACGCAGGGCGACCTTTATTGCGGCGGCGGTGGCGGCGGCGCGAATTCGGGTGGCGGCGGCTCGGCCGGCACGGCATCCACAGGGTCGCGGCCGGCATCGGGTGGTGCATCCTGGGCATCGAGAACCGCACCCGTGACGGCGCTGGCGGCGTCGCCGGCCTCCGGTCCCGCCACCGCGTCGACGATGTCGCCGATGGCGTCGGCTTCGGGTCGCCGGGTGCGCGGCGTGTTGGCGGCCCGGTCCTGGGCCAGCGCCGCAAGCATGAAGCGGCGCCAGAGCTTGGCGGGAACACCGCCGCCGACCACGCCGTTCATCGGCGAATTGTCGTCGTTGCCGACCCAGACCCCGACGACGAGGTCGCCGGCAAATCCGATGAACAGCGCGTCGCGGTGGTTCTGGGTGGTACCGGTCTTGCCATAGGCCGGCACCGGCAGCCGGGCGGCGTTACCGGTGCCGTTGCGGATGACGCTGGCGAGCATTTCGCGCATCGGCGCGCGGGACGGCCAGGGCGTCAGTGCATCGGCGGCAGCGCGGGCGGCGCCGATGACGCCGCGGCGGGTGGGCGGCAGTGCGGTGGCGGTCACCGGTCGCCGGCCCGACGACAGCGCCGCATAGGCCTGGGTCATTTCGATCAGCGTCACCGGCGAGGTGCCGAGCGCCATCGCCGGATATTCGCTGATCGGCGCGGTGATGCCGAGCTTGCGGGCCTGGGCAATGACTGCGGCGGTGCCGGTTTTCTGGGCCAGCTTGACGGCGACGACGTTGGAGGAGGCGGCGAAGGCGGTGATCAGGCTGATGTTGCCGCGGTATCGGCCATCGTCGTTCTTCGGCGCATAGTCATCGATCTGGACGGGCGAATCCTCGACCGTGTCGCCGGGGCGCATGCCTTCGTCGAGCGCCGCCAGATAGACGAACAGCTTCCACGACGATCCGGGTTGGCGCATTGCCTGGGTGGCGCGGTTGAATGGCGTCGTGACGTAATCGGTGCCGCCTACCATGGCGACGACCCTGCCATCGGGGCGCATGGCCACCAGCGCCGCCTGGGTCAGGTCGAGGCCTTTCGAGCCGGCGATGGTATCGCGCACGGCGCGCTCGGCCGCGGCCTGCAGGTTGCGATCGAGCGTCGTCCTGACGGCGACATCGCCATAATCGGCGTCGGGCGAGGCAGCACGCGCCTGGGGCAAGGCCCAATCGGCGAAATAGCTGCCGGTCGGCAGCGCGCGGCGGCCGGGCGTGTAGCGTGCCGGGCGGGCGCGGCGCGCCTGGGCGGGGGTGATGGCGCCGGTATCGACCATCGCAGCCAGCACCAGGTCGGCACGTTCCCGCGCGTCCTCCAGATGGCGGCTGGGGGCGAGGCGCGACGGTGCCTGGACCAGCCCCGCCAGCATCGCGGCTTCGCCCAGTGTCAGATTTTCGGGCTCGGTATCGAAATACACGCGCGAGGCCGCGCGAATGCCATAGGCACCGTCGCCGAAATAGACGCTCGACAGATAGCGCTGGAGGATCTCGTCCTTGCTCAGCCGTGCTTCGAGCCAGAAGGCGATGATGACCTCCTGCAGCTTGCGCGCGATGCTGCGGTCGGCGGACAGGAAGCTGGTCTTGGCAAGTTGCTGGGTGAGAGTCGATCCGCCCTGCACGGTGCCGCCGGCGGCAATATTGCGCGACAGCGCCCGGGCGATGCCGCGCGGGTCGATTCCCCAATGGTTGTAGAATCTACGGTCCTCGATGGCGATGAGCGCGCCGGGCACATATTTCGGCAGCCTGGCAATGTCGACCGGCGCTTCCTTGTAGTCGCCGCGCCGGGCGATCGGGCGGCCGCCGCTGTCGGTCAGCACCAACGCCGGCTTGGTCGCGGGTTCCAGCGCCCGGCCGAGCGGGGCGGTGAGCACCAGCCAGATGACCAGGGCGATCAGGAAGCCGGTCAGGATGGCGAGGCCGGGCAGCAGGTATCGGCGCAGCGGCCGGCGGGGTTCCGCCTCGGCGATTGCCAGGTCCGCCGGCTCGGTCATGCGCGCTCGCGGGTGGCGCTGAACCGGATCGCGGTTTCGCGCTGGGTGACGTAGTTGAGTTCCCAGCTGTCGCGCGCCATGAACACCGGGGCGCCGTCGCGATCTTCGGCCATGGCGCCGCGATTGTCGTCGATGAAGCGCTTCAGCTCGGCAGGGTCGCCGGCGATCCAGCGCGCGGTTTCATAGGGGCTGGGTTCGAACGACGCGGCGACGCGATATTCGGCCTCTAGCCGTGAAATCAGCACCTCCAGCTGCAACTGCCCGACGACACCGACGACCCATTGGCTGCCGAGCAGCGGCTTGAACAGCTGCGTCACGCCTTCCTCCGCCATGTCGGTGAGCGCGGTGCGCAGCTGCTTCGACTTGGTCGGGTCGCCCAGCCGCACGCGGCGCAGGATCTCGGGCGCGAAATTGGGAATGCCGGTGAAGGTGACATCGTCCTTTTCGACCAGCGAATCGCCGACGCGCAGCACGCCATGGTTGGGGATGCCGATGATGTCCCCCGGAAACGCCTCGTCGGCGATTTCGCGATCTTGCGCGAAGAAGAAGATGGGGGAGTTGATGGCGATGGCCTTGCCGGTGGCGACCTGGCGCAGTTTCATGCCGCGGCGGAACTTGCCCGACGCGATGCGCAGGAAGGCGATGCGATCGCGGTGCTGCGGGTTCATGTTGGCCTGCACCTTGAAGACGAAGCCGGACACCTGGGTGTCGGTGGGTTCGACCGCTTCGGGAAGCGCCGGTTGCGGGCGCGGCGCCGGGGCGAATTCCGCCAGCGCGTCGATCAGCGCCTCGACGCCGAAATCCTTGAGCGCCGATCCGAACAGCACCGGTGTCAGCGCACCCCTGCGATAGAGATCGGCGTCGAGCGTCGCATAGCCGCCCAGCGCCAGCTCGGCCTGATCGCGCAGCCGCTGCGCGATGGGGCCGCACAGCGCGTCGATTTGCGGATCGTCGAGCCCTGTCGTCTGCACCGTCGCGCCGGCAGCATTGGTGCCGGTACCGTCGGGCTTGAGGAATTTGTGGCTGCGCAGGTCGTACAGGCCCTTGAACTCGCCGCCCATGCCCGCCGGCCAGTTGAGCGGCGCCACGTCCAGTGCCAGCATGTCCGAAATTTCGTCGAGCAGTTCGAACGGGTCGCGGCCTTCGCGATCGACCTTGTTGATGAAGGTCAGGATCGGCACGTCGCGCAAGCGGCAGACTTCGAACAGCTTGCGCGTCTGCGCCTCGATACCGCGCGCCGCGTCGATCACCATGACGGCGGAATCGACCGCGGTCAGGGTGCGATAGGTGTCTTCGGAAAAATCCTCATGGCCCGGCGTGTCGAGCAGGTTGAAGACGGTGCCGCCGCGTTCGAAGGTCATCACCGACGAGGTGACGGAGATGCCGCGCGCCTGTTCGATCTTCATCCAGTCTGACCGGGCGCGGCGGTTCTGGCCGCGCGCGCGCACTTCGCCGGCCATGTGGATGGCGCCGCCGAACAGCAGCAGCTTTTCGGTCAGCGTCGTCTTGCCGGCGTCCGGGTGCGAAATGATCGCGAAGGTGCGGCGCGGAGCGGGCACGCTCATGGGAAGCGGATAACCGGGGACATGCCCCGGGGCTAGCGCCTCGCCATCCGTGCGACAAGTGGAACCTTGGGCGCGATGGTCGGAATCACAAAGCCTCTTCGCATCGAGTCATAATCATTATAGGCTGTTGCAGCGGGAGCCGCAGAAGGAGCGTGAATTGGGCATGAGACTGTTCGGGGCCGTGATGGCGCTGGTGGCCGGCCTGGTGACGGTTGCCGCCCCCGGTCCGGTCGCAGCCGCCAGCCTTTATGCCGTGCCCAAATACGCCGCCATCCTGATCAACAGCGACACCGGGGAGGTGCTGTACGCCCGCCAGGCCGACGCCCAGCGTTTCCCGGCGTCAATCACCAAGGTGATGACCCTTTATGTGGCCTTTCAGGAGCTGAAATACGGCAATATCCGTGAAGGCGACAGCATCCGCATTTCCAGCGTCGCCGCCCGCCAGCCGCCATCGAAACTCGGGCTGAAGCCGGGCAGCACGATCACCGTGCGCGAGGCGATGGGCGTCATCGCGACGCGGTCGGCGAATGACATTGCCGTGGCGCTGGCCGAACATATCGCGGGCAGCGAGGCGGAATTTTCGGCCCGGATGACCCGCGAGGCGCGCCGGCTGGGCATGTCGCGGACCACTTTTGCCAATGCGACCGGCCTCCCCAACGGCGGCCATGTCACCACGGCGCGCGATATCGCCACCTTGTCGCGCGCCCTGATCCGCGATTTTCCGAAACGCTATCCGATGTTTTCGCAAGTCGCCTTCGAATATGAAGGCCAGCAGATCGGCAACCACAATCACCTGCTGCGCACCCTGCCGGGCGTCGATGGCATCAAGACCGGCTTCACCAATGCTGCCGGCTTCACCCTGGCGGCGTCGGCGGCGCACGATGGCGTGCGCCTGATCGCCGTGGTGCTGGGCGGCCCGAATCGCATGATGCGCGACGGCAATGTGTCCGATCTTCTCGATACCGGTTTTTCGGTGCTGACGCGCCGGTCGCGCGGTGACTACACCACCGTCGCTGCCAATTTCGCCGAACCCGACGACCTGTCCGACAGCATCATGGACCGGCTGGCCAGCGAGGATCCCGCTGCCGAAGGGCTGGTGATGGGGACACAGCCGCGTCCGATGCAGCGCCGCAACTGACCCGAGGCAGCACGCGATGGCACGCCAGAACATCTTTTCGGGTTCACCCTATGAATCGCGGGTCGGCTATTGCCGCGCCGTGGCGCAGCCGCCGTTCGTTTTCGTTTCCGGCACGGTCGGGATCGACATGGACAGTGGCGAACTTCCGGCCGATGTCGAAAGCCAGTGCGCCAATGCGCTGCGCATCGTCGAAGTCGCGCTGCGCCATGGCGGGGCAACCTTTGCCGATGTGGTGCGCGTCACATATTATGCCCCCGATCGCGCCGATTTCGAAGCGTGCTGGCCACAGTTGCAGGCCACTTTCGGCAGCCATCCGCCGGCATCGACAATGGTCGTGGCGGGCTTGATCGATCCCGCGATGCGGATCGAGATCGAAGTGACGGCGATGGTCGACAGCGCCGCGACGGCGTGAGCGCCCCGATCGGCGTTGCAAGCAATGCGGCCGGTCGTGCGCCTATTTGGCATGGTCTTGCTCCAGACGTCACGCGCTGCTAACAAACCAAATCAGCGGCTTTTACCGCTGCTATTCGACGCTGCCCCGACCTGTTGTCCATCTGGATGATTTTTGTCGGACGTGGCCTCTCGATCTCGCCCCCGGTCGGGGTCAAAGACCGGGCTATTTCACCAGGTTTTCGGCCTGGATTTTCAAGGGGCAGGATGCACGCACCGACACTTGGCTTCAGCGGAACCGGCCTTGCGGCGGTTCCGGTTGGCCCGGTGGCGACGTTCCATGCACCGGGCGCCCGCAATGGCCCCGGCTATCCTGCCGCTGACCCTCGCATCACCCGATATCGGCCCGCGCTGCGCGACGCCGAACCACACGATATGCGCCGCCGCGAGTCCCGGATGGACCGCGGCCCCGGCGCCATGGAGCAAATTTATGTCACTTCGCATGCTGATCGACGCCCGCCACCCGGAGGAGACCCGGGTCGCCGTCGTCAACGGACAACGAATCGAGGAATTTGACTTCGAAGCTGCCGACAGGAAGCAGCTGAAAGGCAATATCTATCTCGCCAAGGTCACTCGCGTCGAACCTTCGCTGCAGGCGGCGTTCGTCGAATATGGCGGCAACCGTCACGGCTTCCTCGCCTTTTCCGAAATTCACCCCGATTACTATCAGATCCCGCGGGAAGACCGCGAGGCGCTGCTGCGCGAGGAAGCCGAATTCGCCGCCGAGAACGACGACCACCAGGACGACGAACTCGACGAGAATGGCGAGCCCCGCGACGAAGTGCTGGAAACCGGCGGGCAGAGCGACGAGCCGACCGATGCGCTGCGCCGCAAGCGCCAGTCGCTGCGCCGCCGCTACAAGATCCAGGAAGTCATCCATCGCCGCCAGGTGCTGCTGATCCAGGTCGTCAAGGAAGA is a window from the Polymorphobacter fuscus genome containing:
- a CDS encoding M56 family metallopeptidase, whose product is MSAAIAWGASALAASTVLMLVVLVVRAPARRLVGPRLAYLLWLLPALRMVLPPLPAGMLPGLSAADAAPMAVLFTGPRNGGSGGADTGMPMAVEAVLLVWLAGAIALFAIHAVRHARYCRRLQASATIYGRSGGIRILAAAVEGPLAFGVVRRFIAVPRRFAEAFTPGERDLAIAHEAAHHARGDLLANWLSLIVLAAHWWNPVAWVAIRAFRDDQEFATDAMVLAQSTPEGRRRDARAYAHVLAKAAGIGALPACNLNPRSNLKGRLMMLAMIPPSNRRLAFGSAALVLAGGAALAATAATPASTKAGGGQAVTLGVKPDGAGRYSLIVGGSAVAPGAPSPGGLTLPADFTAPAGCDLTPAAKPFAMVIKGSENGSGNASGGTRTYTVMCGSAAPAPIDATLAEGLASLSTMRASVASQPATPVFPESERSHALGAIDRSIRDVKATLATIRSGA
- a CDS encoding DUF6152 family protein, with amino-acid sequence MRQHHLVAAALALAGIPAATFAHHGWSSYNAKAPIKVTAPVSAVTWGNPHGTAQVTYQGKPWAVVLAPTARMEARGLTEAMLKDAKAVTLEGFPRSDGTAEMRIERVTIGTKSVELR
- a CDS encoding transglycosylase domain-containing protein, whose amino-acid sequence is MTEPADLAIAEAEPRRPLRRYLLPGLAILTGFLIALVIWLVLTAPLGRALEPATKPALVLTDSGGRPIARRGDYKEAPVDIARLPKYVPGALIAIEDRRFYNHWGIDPRGIARALSRNIAAGGTVQGGSTLTQQLAKTSFLSADRSIARKLQEVIIAFWLEARLSKDEILQRYLSSVYFGDGAYGIRAASRVYFDTEPENLTLGEAAMLAGLVQAPSRLAPSRHLEDARERADLVLAAMVDTGAITPAQARRARPARYTPGRRALPTGSYFADWALPQARAASPDADYGDVAVRTTLDRNLQAAAERAVRDTIAGSKGLDLTQAALVAMRPDGRVVAMVGGTDYVTTPFNRATQAMRQPGSSWKLFVYLAALDEGMRPGDTVEDSPVQIDDYAPKNDDGRYRGNISLITAFAASSNVVAVKLAQKTGTAAVIAQARKLGITAPISEYPAMALGTSPVTLIEMTQAYAALSSGRRPVTATALPPTRRGVIGAARAAADALTPWPSRAPMREMLASVIRNGTGNAARLPVPAYGKTGTTQNHRDALFIGFAGDLVVGVWVGNDDNSPMNGVVGGGVPAKLWRRFMLAALAQDRAANTPRTRRPEADAIGDIVDAVAGPEAGDAASAVTGAVLDAQDAPPDAGRDPVDAVPAEPPPPEFAPPPPPPQ
- a CDS encoding peptide chain release factor 3; amino-acid sequence: MSVPAPRRTFAIISHPDAGKTTLTEKLLLFGGAIHMAGEVRARGQNRRARSDWMKIEQARGISVTSSVMTFERGGTVFNLLDTPGHEDFSEDTYRTLTAVDSAVMVIDAARGIEAQTRKLFEVCRLRDVPILTFINKVDREGRDPFELLDEISDMLALDVAPLNWPAGMGGEFKGLYDLRSHKFLKPDGTGTNAAGATVQTTGLDDPQIDALCGPIAQRLRDQAELALGGYATLDADLYRRGALTPVLFGSALKDFGVEALIDALAEFAPAPRPQPALPEAVEPTDTQVSGFVFKVQANMNPQHRDRIAFLRIASGKFRRGMKLRQVATGKAIAINSPIFFFAQDREIADEAFPGDIIGIPNHGVLRVGDSLVEKDDVTFTGIPNFAPEILRRVRLGDPTKSKQLRTALTDMAEEGVTQLFKPLLGSQWVVGVVGQLQLEVLISRLEAEYRVAASFEPSPYETARWIAGDPAELKRFIDDNRGAMAEDRDGAPVFMARDSWELNYVTQRETAIRFSATRERA
- a CDS encoding D-alanyl-D-alanine carboxypeptidase family protein; this encodes MRLFGAVMALVAGLVTVAAPGPVAAASLYAVPKYAAILINSDTGEVLYARQADAQRFPASITKVMTLYVAFQELKYGNIREGDSIRISSVAARQPPSKLGLKPGSTITVREAMGVIATRSANDIAVALAEHIAGSEAEFSARMTREARRLGMSRTTFANATGLPNGGHVTTARDIATLSRALIRDFPKRYPMFSQVAFEYEGQQIGNHNHLLRTLPGVDGIKTGFTNAAGFTLAASAAHDGVRLIAVVLGGPNRMMRDGNVSDLLDTGFSVLTRRSRGDYTTVAANFAEPDDLSDSIMDRLASEDPAAEGLVMGTQPRPMQRRN
- a CDS encoding RidA family protein; this encodes MARQNIFSGSPYESRVGYCRAVAQPPFVFVSGTVGIDMDSGELPADVESQCANALRIVEVALRHGGATFADVVRVTYYAPDRADFEACWPQLQATFGSHPPASTMVVAGLIDPAMRIEIEVTAMVDSAATA